DNA from Toxoplasma gondii ME49 chromosome X, whole genome shotgun sequence:
GAGAAAAGCTAGTTTCAATGGAAGGGAAATGTACACCCGAAATCTCCGTAGGCTCGGCAGTATTTCCTCGACGCCGAAACACCACATTATTCTAATGAGACTCGGCTTCTCGATGTTTCCGTGTGGGTCAGgtggcagagagaagggagaataGACACACAGAAGCTGAAAGAATTGCCACTTGAACTTATTGACGTGTAATTCCATGACAGAATGCGGTCTCTGGCATCCGCTTCAAGCATGAGTGCGCGTCTAGAATAGCCTGAAGTGCTGAACTAACGCCAGTAGTACGTATGATCTGCTTTTCACTCGTTCTCGCCAGAGATCATTGCCAGCCACTATATTTGCTAGGGTAACGTGGCTATCACACGATGCAGTAGGGTGCAGATTTCGCTGTCGCAATTtcacgaagagagacagtgcgACGGCTGGACCATCATAATTACAAAAACACGGTACATTGAAGGCAAGGGTCTatgaaaaacagaaaagttTGTACGTATCAACATGTTCTATAAAAACGTAAATTTTAAGACACCAAAAACATGTTTAGGGTACAAAGAATGACCAAAATCAGGTACGACTGCTTTTTCAAATACTAATCGTCAAATAAACTATTCTTGTTGGCGGGGCCACTGTCATCTCCAAAAAGAGAGCTGCTTCGAGCCTGCCCGCTGATTAAGTTGCTCATGATATTCTTGCGCTTCTCTTCGAGCTCTTCTCGGCGCCGCTGTTCCTCTGCGGCTCTAcgagctgcttcttcttgcctGCACAAAAAACCATCACCGTGAAAGAATCGTCCAACTACCCGTTCGAGGTGGCAGTCTGTGGCCTAGAAGCTACAGAAGCTACGAATACGGACATCAAATCCGCAAAAATCAGCAAGAGCATCCGACGCCGCCTGAAGCGAGTCGCTCACCTCTTTCGttcctgctcttcctttcgtttccgttcttcttctttccttctttccatAGCTCTGAGCTCCTCgaggcgttttctttctAGAGCTTCCGCTTCCGCTGCACGCTGAGCTTCTAGAGCGTTACGGTGAGCCACAGATCTATCTGAGCATCATCCGAAAGACAAGCAACATGCTACTAAACATTGAGTCGCGGCTTGCGGCCAACTGCGTGGAGACATCAAACACATCGGTTGTGTATTTCCGATGATATTACCAGAGTGTCTGGCTCCACGTTCCTATTCATTTTTCCTGAATCACGCGTGAGTGACAGTCACCACCTCAACATCTACAAGTGTCCCACCATTCGTCAACAGACCTCGAGCACGTTTCAACAGACTCAGTTCTATGAAGACGCTCAAGCATGCACCGCCATCTGAAACCCTCTATGTCACTCCCTCATCTGTATTCGAATACACTCATCAAACGCAATCACACGCGCTCTTTGAGCATGCCATCGGAATATTCACCTTCGACGTGGTTGTAGCGTGGTGCTCTGGAACCCGCAAGCGGGGCCGGGTCCTGCGAGCTTCCTCTAGGGAGAGGGGGCGGAACAATGCGGCCGCGGGCGAGGTCTGCGGTTTGTGATCTTCCGTCCCCAGCGACAGAGCCAGCGAAATTGACCGAGGTTTGCAGTTCAGGCGACGTTCGCCCTCCAGCTATCGAGTCCAGCTTCGCTGACATCTCACTAACTCTGTAGGGTACAGCGCATTCGAAATGGGAGCCCAATTCAAGACGCGGGTTGAACAACTGAATGAGACATAATAGTGGTCTCACACGGGCTACCAGAGGCAACAACGCACTGTATGTGACACTTACAAGCTTGTCAAGGTCTTTAATTGGGCTGCTTGCTGTTCAAGCTGTCGCTGCATCATCTGCACTGCTCGGTTCATCTGACCAAGCAAGCCAGAGTTGTCAGAGTTGGAAGCCAATAGGATATCGCTCATTCCGTCGGTCAGCGCAGCCACATCTCGAGCTCCGGTGCCGAATTCATTCATGCGATCGCCCTGTGGTTGGTCGCCACGGCTACAGCCCCCCGCCATAAACTGCACAGCTAACGAGTTCTCTTCTGCACAACCTGGGTCAGCGTACGTGCCTCTGTACTTGCTGTAGGAGTGGCTTTGACCTGTAGTATTTGAATCGTAACTGCGGGGTGTTGTCCCTGAGTCGCGGTCTGAACGAAGGCTGTGTGACGATTGGTCGCTCGTATTAAACGTGGGCGGTGTTCCACCGTATCTGCGACCCGGTGCGACCGGATCGAGATTCGTCTGGTTATGAGTGGTCGGACTGTCGCGATCCGGACCAGATGCACTGAAATCTAAAGACCCTCCCACGGCGGGATCCACGCGTGACCGGGGGCTTTGGGATCCAGCAGCGGTTGAGCGT
Protein-coding regions in this window:
- a CDS encoding hypothetical protein (encoded by transcript TGME49_234470) produces the protein MAFFSRCRGKKSVFVTFLLEFLMCRGTWRTGGEILAARPKETTCVSTVHQARLNNGLFARGWTVPLVVDCKILLCPVAIDGFRASMFFCMCIDSPGLLLPPPCTPASAGQYPLVLDFLCSSSLQNKARVDLECTSKLSDSPGSNRSSTRAMFSAEDAPVLGQPQGFFMGTQQAQQFTGSSEGIPKEEKSLFPSMDGPDLCDFEVVQTESHFTEAKSAEQRSTAAGSQSPRSRVDPAVGGSLDFSASGPDRDSPTTHNQTNLDPVAPGRRYGGTPPTFNTSDQSSHSLRSDRDSGTTPRSYDSNTTGQSHSYSKYRGTYADPGCAEENSLAVQFMAGGCSRGDQPQGDRMNEFGTGARDVAALTDGMSDILLASNSDNSGLLGQMNRAVQMMQRQLEQQAAQLKTLTSLVSEMSAKLDSIAGGRTSPELQTSVNFAGSVAGDGRSQTADLARGRIVPPPLPRGSSQDPAPLAGSRAPRYNHVEDRSVAHRNALEAQRAAEAEALERKRLEELRAMERRKEEERKRKEEQERKRQEEAARRAAEEQRRREELEEKRKNIMSNLISGQARSSSLFGDDSGPANKNSLFDD